The Acidobacteriota bacterium genome window below encodes:
- a CDS encoding NfeD family protein, with the protein MDSLQEWLRPQFLWFGLGVVLLLMEFANPGVVLIFFALGAWLVALLCMTSEISLNLQLGVFVVSSVVLLLVFRNRIKGRINRPRPAAGGVDSDEFVGGRALVTREIRSDRTGRVDYRGTTWEAESGERIREGAAVEILDKENLTLTVKKI; encoded by the coding sequence GCTGGGAGTCGTCCTGCTGCTCATGGAGTTCGCCAATCCCGGAGTGGTCCTCATCTTCTTCGCTTTGGGCGCCTGGCTGGTGGCCCTCCTCTGCATGACGTCGGAGATCTCCCTGAACCTGCAGTTGGGAGTGTTCGTGGTTTCGTCCGTCGTGCTGCTGCTGGTCTTCCGAAACCGGATCAAGGGGAGGATCAACCGCCCTCGGCCGGCGGCCGGCGGCGTCGACTCCGACGAATTCGTGGGCGGGCGCGCGCTGGTGACCCGTGAGATCCGGTCCGACCGCACCGGCCGCGTCGATTACCGGGGCACCACGTGGGAAGCCGAGTCCGGGGAGAGGATTCGCGAAGGCGCGGCGGTCGAGATCCTGGACAAGGAAAATCTGACGCTGACAGTGAAGAAGATCTGA